GCTGGTCGAGCAGGCGAGGAACGGCCGGCCGCGTGCGGTCGCGCGGCTGATCTCGCTCGTCGAGAACGACGCGCCCCAGCTGCGCCAGGTGATGGCCGCGCTCGCCCCGTACACCGGCAACGCGCACGTCATCGGGCTGACCGGTTCGCCTGGTGTGGGCAAGTCGACGGTGACCGACGCGCTCGTGTCGGCGTTCCGTCGCGCCGGTGCGCGCGTCGGGGTGCTCGCCGTCGACCCGACGTCGCCGTTCACCGGCGGCGCGCTGCTGGGCGACCGGGTGCGGATGCAGGACCACGCCACCGACCCCGAGGTGTACATCAGGTCGATGGCGACCCGCGGGCATCTGGGCGGGCTGGCCGCGGCGAGCATGCAGGCGATCCGGGTGCTCGACGCGGCCGGATGTGCCGTGGTGCTGGTCGAGACCGTCGGCGTCGGGCAGTCCGAGGTGCAGATCGCGTCCGAGGCGGACACGACGGTGGTGCTGCTCGCGCCCGGCATGGGTGACGCGATCCAGACCTTCAAGGCGGGCATCCTCGAGGTCGGCGACGTGTTCTGCGTGAACAAGGCCGACCGCGACGGTGCCGACAGCACCGTACGGGAGCTGAACCACATGCTGTCGTACGGCGAGCGCCGCGGACCCGACGACTGGCGGCCGCAGGTGGTGCGTACCGTCGCGGTGAAGGACGACGGCGTCGGCGAGCTCGTGGACGCCGTACACAAGCACCGGGACTGGCTCAGGCGGGACGGCCGGCTGGAGCAGCGCAGGCGTGCCAGGATCGCGGACGAGATCGAGGCGATCGCGCTGGAGCAGCTGCGGCGCAGCATCGCCGAGGTGCACGGGGGCGAACATCTGCGGGCCCTGGCAGACCGGGTGGCCGCCGGTGAGACCGACCCCTACGCGGCCGCGGACGAGCTGGTCGCGAGCGTGACCGGAAAGGACCAGTCGTGATCGTTGCGTTCTCCATCTCGCCCAGCGGGGTCGGCGACTCCGTCGCCGAGTACGTCGCGGACGCCGTACGGGTGGTCAGGGAGAGCGGCCTACCGCACCAGACCGACGCCATGTTCACCACCGTCGAGGGCGAGTGGGACGAGGTCATGGACGTGATCCACCGCGCGGTCGAGGCGGTCGCGGCGAAGGCGCCGCGGGTCGGTCTGGTGCTCAAGGCGGACATCCGCCCGACGGTGCAGGACACGGCGGCGGACAAGGTGAAGCGGCTGGAACGCCACCTCACTCAGACCGAGAACGTGTGAACCTTCTCGGGATGGGCACGCCTCGGTAGCGCGCTGGGTGGCTCGGCGCGCCGGGGGGCGGTGGACCGCCTGCGCGTACAGGCAGAGCTGGGTGCCGTGCCCCCGCTTGCGCTTCGCGAGCGCGCGCCGGGTCGTTTCGGCTTGCCAGCCTGGCCCGGGGCGGCGGCGGTGACCAGGGCCGGGTCCCGCCCGTCACTTGCGTGTTGTGTGCGTGCGCTTGGTCGGTCGGCTTGGTGTCCTGGCTGGGGCCTGCGCGATGCGCTGGCCGGCGGTTCGTGAGCTGGGCTGGTCCCCGCCTTACTCGGGGCGAGGGTGGATGCGTCGTGTCCAGTATTCGAGACGATGTGGGGCGGGCTGCAAACCTCGTGGGACGGCTTTGCCGGAGATCGACAACGGGTTCCGCGTGTCCGCAGTGCGAGAATGGACGTCTCCGGTCCCGGGCAGGAAGGGAAGGCACGTGCCGCCGCTTCGCTCTCGTACGGTCACGCAGGGCCGCAACATGGCGGGGGCGCGTGCGCTGTGGCGAGCCACCGGTCTCACGGACGACGACTTCGGTCGGCCGATCGTCGCCGTCGCCAACAGCTACACGCAGTTCGTGCCGGGGCACGTGCACCTGCAGGCCGTCGCGGACGTCGTGGCCGGTGCGGTGCGTACCGCGGGCGGGGTGCCAAGGGAGTTCAACACGATCGCCGTGGACGATGGCATCGCCATGGGACACGGCGGCATGCTCTACTCGCTGCCCAGCCGCGAGCTGATCGCGGACGCCGTCGAGTACATGATCAACGCGCACTGTGCCGACGCCCTCGTCTGTATCTCGAACTGCGACAAGATCACGCCGGGCATGCTCATCGCGGCGATGCGGCTCGACATCCCTACGGTCTTCGTGTCGGGCGGGCCGATGGAGGCGGGCAAGGCGGTGGCCGTCGATGGCTACGCCAAGCACAAGCTGGACCTGATCGACTCCATGGCCGCGTCGGCGGACGAGGCAGTGGCCGACGCCGACCTGGCGCGCATCGAGGAGTCCGCGTGTCCGACCTGCGGCTCGTGCTCGGGCATGTTCACCGCGAACTCGATGAACTGTCTCACCGAAGCGCTCGGTCTGGCGTTGCCAGGCAACGGCACCACGCTCGCCACGCACGTCGCGCGGCGCGCGCTCTACGAGGACGCCGGCCGTACCGCCGTCGCGGTGGCCAAGCGGTACTACGAGGGCGACGACGAGACCGTGCTGCCGCGCGCGATCGCGACCCGCGACGCGTTCGAGAACGCCATGGCGCTCGACGTCGCGATGGGCGGCTCGACGAACACCGTCCTGCACCTGCTTGCCGCGGCCCGAGAAGGCGGTGTTCCGTACGGGTTGCGCGACATCGACGAGCTCTCCCGGCGCGTGCCATGCCTGTGCAAGGTCGCCCCGAACTCGCAGAAGTACCACATCGAGGACGTCCACCGCGCCGGCGGGATCCCGGCGATCCTCGGCGAATTGCGGCGGGCGGGGTTGCTGCACGACAAGGTGCACACCGTGCACAGCGCGAGCCTGGGTGAGTACCTGGACCGGTGGGACGTCCGGGAGGCACAACCGGCGGCGGAGGCGGTCGAGCTGTTCCACGCCGCGCCTGCCGGGGTGCGTACGACGGAGGGCATGAGCCAGGACACCCGGTGGGAGAGCCTCGATCTCGACCCGGAGGGCGGCTGCATCCGCGACATCGCGCACGCGTACAGCGCCGACGGCGGGCTTGCCGTGCTCTGGGGCAACCTGGCCGAGGACGGGTGCGTCGTCAAGGTGGCCGGCGTCGACGAGTCGTTGCTGAGCTTCTCCGGGCCCGCCAAGGTGTTCGAGGGCCAGGACGAGGCGGTCGACGGCATCCTCGGTGGCCAGGTCGAGCCCGGGGACGTCGTGGTCATCAGGTACGAGG
This genomic stretch from Streptosporangiales bacterium harbors:
- the meaB gene encoding methylmalonyl Co-A mutase-associated GTPase MeaB, with product MPTADIGELVEQARNGRPRAVARLISLVENDAPQLRQVMAALAPYTGNAHVIGLTGSPGVGKSTVTDALVSAFRRAGARVGVLAVDPTSPFTGGALLGDRVRMQDHATDPEVYIRSMATRGHLGGLAAASMQAIRVLDAAGCAVVLVETVGVGQSEVQIASEADTTVVLLAPGMGDAIQTFKAGILEVGDVFCVNKADRDGADSTVRELNHMLSYGERRGPDDWRPQVVRTVAVKDDGVGELVDAVHKHRDWLRRDGRLEQRRRARIADEIEAIALEQLRRSIAEVHGGEHLRALADRVAAGETDPYAAADELVASVTGKDQS
- a CDS encoding MTH1187 family thiamine-binding protein; the protein is MIVAFSISPSGVGDSVAEYVADAVRVVRESGLPHQTDAMFTTVEGEWDEVMDVIHRAVEAVAAKAPRVGLVLKADIRPTVQDTAADKVKRLERHLTQTENV
- the ilvD gene encoding dihydroxy-acid dehydratase gives rise to the protein MPPLRSRTVTQGRNMAGARALWRATGLTDDDFGRPIVAVANSYTQFVPGHVHLQAVADVVAGAVRTAGGVPREFNTIAVDDGIAMGHGGMLYSLPSRELIADAVEYMINAHCADALVCISNCDKITPGMLIAAMRLDIPTVFVSGGPMEAGKAVAVDGYAKHKLDLIDSMAASADEAVADADLARIEESACPTCGSCSGMFTANSMNCLTEALGLALPGNGTTLATHVARRALYEDAGRTAVAVAKRYYEGDDETVLPRAIATRDAFENAMALDVAMGGSTNTVLHLLAAAREGGVPYGLRDIDELSRRVPCLCKVAPNSQKYHIEDVHRAGGIPAILGELRRAGLLHDKVHTVHSASLGEYLDRWDVREAQPAAEAVELFHAAPAGVRTTEGMSQDTRWESLDLDPEGGCIRDIAHAYSADGGLAVLWGNLAEDGCVVKVAGVDESLLSFSGPAKVFEGQDEAVDGILGGQVEPGDVVVIRYEGPRGGPGMQEMLYPTAFLKGRGLGAACALVTDGRFSGGTSGLSVGHVSPEAAAGGAIALVADGDVITFDIPGRTVRLEVPEVELARRGEALTTELGGFRPRNRERPVTAALRAYAALTTSASTGAARDVGQVER